The genomic stretch TTGTCCTGGGTTCCGTCCTCCTGCTCCTTCTCCTGGTCGGATTTTACGTGACGGCGATCTACCTGCCGAGAAGCCTGACGGCCATCAACGCGGAGATCAGGAAACTCGAGGTCGATCTTCAGAACACGCCCGATCTCGCCAACCAGTACAACCAGACGGCGGCCCAGCTGGCCGACATGAAGAAACGGTGGGAGACCCGCAACAAGGATGTTCCCCCGAAAGACGTCACGGGCGAGACCTACGGCTACCTGAACCGCACGATCGACGTGAGCGGCGAGGTGAAGATGGATCTTACGTACGTCGGGCCCCGGGATTTCGGCACCTACGGGTATAACGTTTATACGCTCAAGGGTGAGGCGCCGTTCAATAATATCTACCGGTTCATCTGGTACGCGGAAAACGGGCGCCGGCTGATGAAGATTTCAAACCTGAGCCTGAGAGGGTATGAGGCCAAGGACAAGGTGACCGCGGAAACCAAAATCCTGGTCCTCTTCGAGATGGAGCTTGAATCCTATTATTCCTCCATACCCGAATTGAACAACGCGCCGGGTCAGGTGACCGCAACGCCGTTGACGCTGACTTCGAACCCCTTCTACCCGCTGATCTTCCACGAGATCCCGCCGCCGCAGGCGAACGAGATCGAGATTGAGCGGTCGGATCTGAAGGCGGTGATACCGGGTAAAGCATTCATTGTCGATCAGAATCAAAAATCGCGGATCCTCGAAGAGGGCGATAAAGTGTACCTGGGCTACGTCACGAGGATCCTCCCGAACGAGGGGAAGATCGAGTGCCTCCTCAATAAGGGCGGAGTGGCGGAGCGGTATGAACTCAGAATTCGTGTTGGTCAATCGGTTAAATAGAACAAACAACGGAGTATTCATGAAAAAGGCATTCATTCTGGTATCGTTCCTGCTGTCCCTGCTGTTCGTTCAGATCGCGCTCCCGCAATCGCGCGATACGCGGATAAAAACCAAGGGGTATGTGAATCCGCAGGAAATTGTCTCGCTTGATTCGACGATGCGCATGGACCAGGCACTCCTTGTGATCGGCGAGCTGAGCAAGCAATACGCAGGAAAGATCATCATCGATCCCGGGAAGCACAAGAACCCGATCGGTGTCTATATCGTGAATGAGCACTGGCGCGACGCTCTCGACAAAATCTGCCGGTTCAACCATTTGCAGGTCGTCGAGGAATCGGAATATATCCAGATTCTGCCGGAAGGCGCGACGACCGTCGCCGAGAGCCAGCAGCGTCCCGGACAACCCCTGACCGAACCGCCGCCGACGCTGCAAAGCCGGGACATCAGAATCTCCGCGGTCTTTTTCACCACAAGCCTGTCGAAACTTCAGGATTACGGCATCAGCTGGAATTTCTTCCGGTCAAAGCCGAAGGAACCCGCCCTCACCGGATATATCGCCTCGGGGATTAACAAGGGCGACACGACCTCCCATGTACCCCCGGCCCAGGCGGCGGGGGGAGCAGCCGGAGCCGGCGGCGCGGGGGGAAGCGGCCCTTCGCTCGACAAGTTCATCGGCGTGATTCAATCTCCGCCTTCATTCACCTTTGCGAATATTGACGCTCTCGTCAAGTTCTTTGGCCAGAACTCACTTGGAGAAGTGATCACGAGCCCCGAAGTCGTCGTCCGCGACGGCAAGAAGGGAAGAATCCAGGTTGGCAAGGACATCTATATCCAGACGAGGGATGTCGCGGGCAATACCGTCAACCAGCAGATATCGACGGGTACCATCATCGACGTCACCCCGACCCTCTACACGCAGTCGGATACCGATTTCATCTATCTCGATCTGACGATCGAACAGAGCGATGTGGCCCCTGGACCGGAAATCAACAAGACGAATGTCAACACCAGAACGCTCCTCTACGACGGCGAGGAAACCGTGATCGGCGGCCTCTTTAATACGACCGACGTGGAAACAAGGGAGGGAATACCCTTCCTGAAGGATCTGCCCTGGTGGTTCCTCGGGCTCCGGTATGTGTTCGGGTCTGAGAGCAAGGTCAAGACGAAGAACGAGCTGATCGTCCTTCTGAAGGCGGAACTCCTTCAGCCGCTCCGGGGCAGGATCTCCGCCCACAAGACCGAGCAGGAGCTCCTGAGGGATAAGAAGAAAGAGTACGACAGAGAAATCGACAAGAAATGACCACCCAATGGCGAACCTAAGACAACGACTTTTATATACCAAGGGAAATTAAATATGACCTCCAGACTCATACTTGTACTCGCCTCAGTCTCCCTGATCTTCGGATTGTGGAACTGCGAGGATCTCCCCCCGACGGGGACGCCGGGCGGAAAGCCGACGGCGTCGACGGCCCACCTGACGGGTTTTGTGCACGACGTCAGTACAAACTCGGTCCTCGCCAACGCGAGCGTTTCCCTCACGGTTGCCGGGGTGACGAACTCGGTGACAACCGGCACGGATGGGGTGTTCCGGTTTGAAATCGACCTGGCCGCCAATGAGGTCGCGGACGCGATCCTGAATGTCCACAAGAACGGCTATATCAACAGGTCGCTGGAATTCGGGGTAGCGAAGGACACCACGATCGATGTTGGACTCACGGTGGATCTTTCCACCTCCGCCACCATCGTCGGTGTGGTGCGGGACAGCGTCACGCTCTATCCGCTCCGCAACACGAACATTCTCGTGGCGCTGCCGGGCGTGACCGATGCCGCGACGACCCCCATTGACGGATCGTTCCAGATCTATGCGGATTTGGTGGACCGCGACTCCCTGCCCGTGACGATTACGGCGTTCCATGACGGTTATAAGACGAAGCAGATAAGAGTCGTGCTCCACAAAGGACGGACGACCAATCTGGGCGGCGTCTTGATGAGCGTGGATGTGGCATCGACGGTCGCGCAGGTGCTGGGAAGGGTCCTTGACAGCCAGTCGAACCTCCCGCTCAACAACGCGAAGGTCACGATCGTCACGAACCTCGTCGTGGACAGCGTCCTGACGTCGGTGGCGGGTGAATTCTCCTTCACGATCGATCTCCAGGGGCTCTCCTCGATCTCGGGCCTCCTGAAGCTCGACAAACCGGGGTATTCGTCGCAGGCGTTCAACTTCTCCGTTCCGGCGGGCCAGGCGCTTTCACAGACCTTTACGATGGACCGCGACACGACGACCGGCGTCCGGGATTCGTCGGCGACCGGAAGCGCGCATTCAATCGCGTTCATCGGGATGTCGTCGAACCAGATTTCGGTCTACGGAGTGGGCGGCACCGAAGCGACGATCCTTACGTGGGAAGTCCGGGATTCGCTCGGATTCCCGATCGACTTCGACCACAGGGATACGGTGCAGTTCTCCATCACCGGAGCTCCCGTCGGCGGCGGGGCCTACGTCTCCCCGGCGACCGCACAAACGAACGCTTCCGGAAGGGTCTCGACGACCGTCAATAGCGGAACCGTTTCGGGTGTCATCCAGTTTTCCGCGACACTCAGGCGAAATTCCGACGGGGCGATCATCTCCTCGACGCCTGTCATCATCACGGTCAACGCCGGACTCCCCGATCAGGCGCACTTCACGATCGGATTCGACCAGTTCAACTTCCCGGGTTGGGATTGGGTGAATCACACGGACGGAGTCCTCGTTCAGGTCGGCGATAAATACAGCAATCCCGTCAAGGTCGGAACCGCCGTCTATTTCAGCACAACCGGCGGGCTCATCGATGCTTCGGGATTCACCGACGTCACGAGCCATGCGAGAGTGTTAGTCTACAGCGGCAATCCGCGGCCGGTCGACCCCTTTGCCGGGATCGGTTTTGGCCGGATAACCGCTACGACGATCGGCGAGAACGCGGCGACAGTCAGTTCCTCCGGGCTGATCTTGTTCTCGGGGATCTCGCAGATTTCGAACGTAAATCCGCTTTCATTCGCAGTGGCACGCGGCGGAGCTTCCGTCCCGATCACGTTTACGGTCTCGGATGAGAACGGGAACCCGCTTTCGGCGACCACACACATCACCGTCACGCTTCAGTACACGCCGCCCCCGAATTCGCAGATCAATCTGGTCGCGAACGGGGATGTGGATGTGACGCTGGGGGATGTGCAGGCGCGGGGTGTGGGATCGACTCAGTTCTCATTCCGCGTGGTGGATCAGACGATCGGCGGAGTTCCATCACAGGTTCCCGTGACTGTCGTTATCAAGGTCACGAGCCCCAACGGAAATCCGGCGGACGTTCAACTATCGGGAACGATCGGCTAGACCAGCGGTCAAAGGTATCCGGAAATGCCATCCTGCCTTCGAGGCGGGATGGCATTTCTTGTTAACGCAGCCTGAAGGCTGCGGCTACCGGGAGGAAAGGACTTTGGAAAGCGCGTACTTGCACGCCTTGAGCGTCCGCTCGATATCGGCCTCCGTATGCGCAGCTGAGATGAACGCCGCCTCGAACTGGGAAGGGGGGAGATAGACGCCGCGCTCGAGCATCGCGCGGAAGAATGTTGAGAAGCGGCCGGTGTCGGAGCATTTGGCCGTGTCGTAGTCCACGACCTTTCGTTCGGTGAAGAAAATCGTAAACATCGAGCCGACACGGTTCAATTGATACCCCACACCCAGCGATTCGAAGATCCTGCGAATTCCGGATTCCAGATGCGCTCCCCTTTGCTCGAGCTTCGCGTAGATCGACCGCTGGCGGGAGAGAATCGAAAGCATTGCGTTTCCCGCCGCCATCGCCAGGGGATTTCCGGAGAGGGTGCCGGCCTGGTAGACTGGCCCGGAGGGGGAAACCATTTCCATAAGGTCGCGCCGCCCTCCGTACGCGCCGACCGGCAATCCTCCCCCGATGATCTTGCCGAGCGTGGTCAAATCGGGCCGGATCTTGAATCGCTCCTGCGCCCCGCCGGGGGCCACGCGGAATCCTGTCATCACCTCATCGAAAATCAATACGATTCCCTCGGCGTCACACAGGGCGCGCAGCTCCCCGAGGAACCCCGGAGCGGGCGGTACGCATCCCATGTTTCCGACGACCGGCTCAACGATGATTGCCGCGATCGATCCTCGGTGAAGCCGGGCATGCTCCCTGACGGACCCGATGTCGTTGAACCGGGCATTCAGCGTATCCGCGGCGACGCCCGTCGTGACGCCCGGGCTGTCGGGGGTCCCGTGCGTCAGCGCGCCGGAGCCCGCCTTGATGAGAAACGCGTCGGCGTGGCCGTGGTAACATCCTTCAAACTTCAGAATCTTCGCTCTCCCCGTGAAAGCGCGCGCGAGGCGGATTGCGCTCATCGTGGCTTCCGTCCCGGAGTTCACCATCCGGACCATCTGGACAGAGGGCATATTCTTTGTGACAAGCTCGGCGAGCATTACTTCGGCCTCGGTCGGGGCCCCGAAGCTGGTTCCCTGTTTGGCAGCGCGCTGAACCGCCCGGATCACGGGAGGATGGGCATGGCCCAGGATCATCGGTCCCCAGGAACC from Bacteroidota bacterium encodes the following:
- the hemL gene encoding glutamate-1-semialdehyde 2,1-aminomutase — protein: MKTTKSDKLFKRAKNVLPGGVNSPVRAFKSVGLNPLFIARAKNASLWDADGNKFIDYVGSWGPMILGHAHPPVIRAVQRAAKQGTSFGAPTEAEVMLAELVTKNMPSVQMVRMVNSGTEATMSAIRLARAFTGRAKILKFEGCYHGHADAFLIKAGSGALTHGTPDSPGVTTGVAADTLNARFNDIGSVREHARLHRGSIAAIIVEPVVGNMGCVPPAPGFLGELRALCDAEGIVLIFDEVMTGFRVAPGGAQERFKIRPDLTTLGKIIGGGLPVGAYGGRRDLMEMVSPSGPVYQAGTLSGNPLAMAAGNAMLSILSRQRSIYAKLEQRGAHLESGIRRIFESLGVGYQLNRVGSMFTIFFTERKVVDYDTAKCSDTGRFSTFFRAMLERGVYLPPSQFEAAFISAAHTEADIERTLKACKYALSKVLSSR
- a CDS encoding type II and III secretion system protein codes for the protein MKKAFILVSFLLSLLFVQIALPQSRDTRIKTKGYVNPQEIVSLDSTMRMDQALLVIGELSKQYAGKIIIDPGKHKNPIGVYIVNEHWRDALDKICRFNHLQVVEESEYIQILPEGATTVAESQQRPGQPLTEPPPTLQSRDIRISAVFFTTSLSKLQDYGISWNFFRSKPKEPALTGYIASGINKGDTTSHVPPAQAAGGAAGAGGAGGSGPSLDKFIGVIQSPPSFTFANIDALVKFFGQNSLGEVITSPEVVVRDGKKGRIQVGKDIYIQTRDVAGNTVNQQISTGTIIDVTPTLYTQSDTDFIYLDLTIEQSDVAPGPEINKTNVNTRTLLYDGEETVIGGLFNTTDVETREGIPFLKDLPWWFLGLRYVFGSESKVKTKNELIVLLKAELLQPLRGRISAHKTEQELLRDKKKEYDREIDKK